The DNA sequence CTACTCCCGCTCACCGCCGAGTCGCTGCAGCGGCGCGGCCTGTACGAGCTGCTGCGCGCGGCCGGGGTGCGGCTGCGGGTGGCGAACCAGCGGGTCGGCGCCCGGGCCGCCACCCCCACCGAGGCGCGGCTGCTGGAGGACCGCCGCGGCGCCCCGCTGATCACCATGGAACGCACCACGTACGACGACCGGGGCCGGGCGGTGGAGCACGGCTCGCACGTGTGCCGCGCCTCGCACTACTCGCTGGAGGTCACGCTCATCGAGCGCTGACCCCTGGCCGTCAGAGCGCGGCGCGGACCGCCGCCTGGGCCGCGTCGCGCAGCGCGGCGTGCACGGCCGCGTTCTGCGCCCGGTCGGTGCGGGCCTCCACGATGCGCAGCCCCTGGCCCCGGATCGCCTTGGGCAGGTCCTCGATCGACGCCAGCGGCGTGTACGGCGTGCCGGTCGCGGCGGCGAGGTACCCGATGTCCACCCCGTGCGGGGTGCCGAAGACCCGCTCGAACGGGCCGGTGAGCGCGGCCTGCGGCAGCAGCGAGAAGATGCCGCCGCCGTCGTTGTTCACCACGACCAGGCACAGGTCGGGCCGGGGCTCGCGCGGCCCGAGGATGAGCCCGTTCTGGTCGTGCAGCAGCGACAGGTCACCGAGCAGGGCGTACCCGGGGCCGTCGTGGGCGATCGCCGCGCCGATCGCGGTGGACACCAGGCCGTCGATGCCCGAGGCGCCGCGGTTCGCCATCACCCGCAGCCCGCGGCGGGGCCGCATCACCTGGTCGAGGTCGCGCACCGGCATCGAGGAGCCGCAGAACAGCAGCGAGCCGTTCGGCAGGCTCGCGGCGAGGTCCCGGGCGAGGCGGGGCTCGGTGAGCCCGCCGGCGTCGAGCACCCGGTCGATCGCGTCCCGCGCGACCGCCTCGGCACGCCGCCAGGAACGCAGCCAGCCGTCGCCGCCGGCCGCCACCGGGATCTCCACCGCCTGGGCGACCTGGGTCGCCGAGCGGGTGGGGTCGGGCCAGCGGGACAGGTCGGGCGCGACCACGATGTGCTCCTCGGCCCGCTTGAGCCAGGACAGCAGCGGCCGGGACAGGCCGGGGCGGCCGAGCGTGACCACCACGTCGGGCCGGTGCGCCTCGGCGAACTCCGGCATGCCGAGCAGGAAGTGGTAGGTGGAGATCGCGTGGTCGCCGTACCGGCCGCCGCCGTGCGGCTCGGACAGCACCGGCCAGCCCGCCATGCCGGCCGCGGCCACGTACCGGCGCACGTTGGTCGCGCCGTCGCCGACCACGAGCACGCCGCGCCGGGTCGCCGGCACGTGCAGCGCCGCGGACGGCGGGTACCTGCGCACCCGCACCCACGG is a window from the Thermopolyspora flexuosa genome containing:
- the menD gene encoding 2-succinyl-5-enolpyruvyl-6-hydroxy-3-cyclohexene-1-carboxylic-acid synthase yields the protein MNPATALATVLIDELARCGLTDVVLAPGSRSAPLALAAHQDARVRMHVRIDERSAGFLALGLARRSERPVAVICTSGTAAANLHPAVIEAHHSNVPLLLLTADRPPELRDTGANQTIDQIKLYGSAVRWFAEVGVPEERPGQVAYWRSLAARAYQRALGPADPGPVHLNLAFREPLIPDGDTSWCESLEGDATGPWVRVRRYPPSAALHVPATRRGVLVVGDGATNVRRYVAAAGMAGWPVLSEPHGGGRYGDHAISTYHFLLGMPEFAEAHRPDVVVTLGRPGLSRPLLSWLKRAEEHIVVAPDLSRWPDPTRSATQVAQAVEIPVAAGGDGWLRSWRRAEAVARDAIDRVLDAGGLTEPRLARDLAASLPNGSLLFCGSSMPVRDLDQVMRPRRGLRVMANRGASGIDGLVSTAIGAAIAHDGPGYALLGDLSLLHDQNGLILGPREPRPDLCLVVVNNDGGGIFSLLPQAALTGPFERVFGTPHGVDIGYLAAATGTPYTPLASIEDLPKAIRGQGLRIVEARTDRAQNAAVHAALRDAAQAAVRAAL